The window ACATCACTTACCACTATATCCGCCTTTTCAATCATCCATGGATCTAAAGCATCTTGACAGTATAAATCAATTTTTAAATCTTCAAGATGAGCACCAATATCTGCTAAATCCAATAATGCTTCTTCATTATCAATTCCAATTAATTTGTAATTGTTTTGTGAATGATTTTCCTGAATCAACTGTCTAATAACCGAATAAAGTAAATTTCCAGTTCCAATTGCGGGGTCAACCACAGTTTTTTTACCTTTAGAAACGATTCTTTGCCAAATTAAAGCAATTATTGTAGCAATCACTGAAGGTGTTGGCATCAAGTTATAGTCACTGGCATCTTGAGTAACTGCTTTTAAAGTTAATAGAGTAAATATTTGTACTTTTAGAGCACGTGGCAAATTATCATAATCTAATTGACGATACTCTTCAGTTAATTCAGCTACAGTTTCTTTATCTGGGGCACCCGATTCGACTTTGATCTTACCATTTTCTAGATTATCAAAGGTTTCCGTTAATGCCGATGAAAAAGAGACATTCAGAGCTTTTTGTAAATGCTCAATAGCCTTCTGAAACTTTGGATATAATTCTTCTACTTTTTGCATTTTTCTTCCTTCTTTAATATTCCTTCTAATATTTTATAGGTATCATCAAATACTAGCAAGCAAACAATGTTACTTGGAAAAATAATTTATTAAAGAAAGATTACTTTCCATATTTTCAGTAAAACTATGTTGATACATCATTACGAAAGCAATACAAATATTAATAAGCAGTAAACTACTAATTAAGGCACTTCCCTTAAGTCTTTTTACTATTATCTTTTTTCTCATCCTTTATTTTATCTTCCTTCTTCTCTGGTAAATCTGTTTTGAAAA of the Lactobacillus gasseri ATCC 33323 = JCM 1131 genome contains:
- a CDS encoding class I SAM-dependent methyltransferase, giving the protein MQKVEELYPKFQKAIEHLQKALNVSFSSALTETFDNLENGKIKVESGAPDKETVAELTEEYRQLDYDNLPRALKVQIFTLLTLKAVTQDASDYNLMPTPSVIATIIALIWQRIVSKGKKTVVDPAIGTGNLLYSVIRQLIQENHSQNNYKLIGIDNEEALLDLADIGAHLEDLKIDLYCQDALDPWMIEKADIVVSDVPVGYYPLDNNAERFENHAKEGHSFAHTLFIEQIVNNLKRDGFAFLVVPRLLFTGKGSTEFMTWLAKKVNIQAIVDLPDDMFSSQIQQKSILVFQNHGEHAVKREVLVAKLDSLKKPESLVAFNMKLNDWYHKSED